A single region of the Selenomonas sp. oral taxon 920 genome encodes:
- a CDS encoding CatB-related O-acetyltransferase — MLISIKDPSPENQRLYPLDNKNITLTSICPMSYIVEADLTVGSNRCSLLIGRYSSLAYKISIDIGMDHLYRCITTYPPHKILPSGYHTTDASTINPAADPLIRHQMIIGSDVWIGATAQLLGSIHIGNGAVIGAGAVVAKDVPPYAVVVGNPARIIKYRFDEETITRLQRIKWWNWPKENIETFIPQFNDDMTGFLDRFDPGIQKEEYDETAAAVHELRAHGYHISYFIPDFEIPIPYCVWPRVIDSFLAAYTEQDKAALVIAMPHVEDVDAYANAIASRITEAGERTPLILSHRCSAQMPFSVAALRASDTYITTREHIASVAVDYAADAGISIRYGLDHGALVFPPIKNENTAR; from the coding sequence ATGCTCATATCCATCAAAGATCCGTCGCCTGAAAATCAGCGCCTCTATCCCTTGGATAACAAAAATATAACACTGACATCCATCTGTCCCATGTCCTACATCGTCGAAGCAGATCTGACCGTTGGAAGCAATCGGTGCAGCCTGCTGATTGGGAGATATTCCTCTTTAGCTTATAAAATTTCGATTGATATCGGCATGGATCACCTATACCGATGCATTACAACCTATCCACCGCACAAGATATTGCCCTCAGGCTATCATACAACAGACGCCTCTACCATAAACCCCGCTGCAGACCCGCTCATCCGCCATCAGATGATCATCGGCAGCGATGTCTGGATCGGTGCCACTGCACAGCTGCTCGGCAGCATACACATCGGCAATGGGGCAGTCATTGGCGCGGGGGCAGTGGTGGCAAAGGATGTACCGCCGTATGCCGTCGTGGTCGGCAATCCCGCACGCATCATCAAGTACCGATTCGATGAGGAGACGATCACACGCCTGCAGCGCATCAAATGGTGGAACTGGCCGAAGGAGAATATTGAAACGTTCATCCCGCAGTTCAACGATGATATGACAGGCTTCCTCGATCGGTTCGACCCGGGCATACAGAAAGAGGAGTACGATGAAACGGCTGCGGCAGTCCATGAACTGCGCGCACATGGTTATCATATCTCCTATTTTATTCCGGATTTCGAAATTCCAATTCCCTATTGTGTCTGGCCGCGTGTGATCGACAGCTTCCTCGCTGCGTATACGGAACAGGATAAGGCGGCACTCGTCATAGCCATGCCTCATGTCGAGGACGTGGATGCCTATGCAAATGCGATTGCCTCTCGTATCACGGAGGCTGGGGAACGTACCCCGCTCATCCTTTCCCACCGATGCAGCGCACAGATGCCCTTCTCTGTCGCGGCACTTCGTGCATCAGACACCTACATCACAACACGTGAACACATCGCCTCGGTCGCCGTGGATTATGCTGCCGATGCTGGGATTTCCATCCGCTATGGGCTTGATCATGGGGCACTTGTCTTTCCGCCGATCAAAAATGAAAATACTGCACGATGA